Proteins found in one Mytilus edulis chromosome 2, xbMytEdul2.2, whole genome shotgun sequence genomic segment:
- the LOC139511060 gene encoding craniofacial development protein 2-like: MEDISKAAQVAKEMKNNGMDILGISESRWKGAGETKLQSGDTVIYVGDDEHQVKGVAIMMNERAEKLLMEWTPINKRMIKARFYSKYKKLTVIQAYAPTNDAKEEEKEEFYQQLQDNGLSCNKNDMLIVMGDLNLKVGKDNSHMQEVLGKHGYGTINENGELLCNFCQINGLIITGSIFPHKEIHKVTWKSPDGKTTNQIDQIMIRGDMRTSILDTRVMRGADVYTDHYLVRSNIRLKLARNKGDKNKCKREI, from the coding sequence ATGGAAGACATATCAAAAGCAGCACAAGTAGCGAAGGAAATGAAAAATAACGGTATGGACATTTTAGGTATCAGTGAGAGTAGATGGAAAGGAGCAGGTGAAACCAAGCTTCAAAGTGGAGACACAGTGATCTATGTCGGGGATGATGAACATCAAGTCAAGGGAGTAGCCATAATGATGAATGAAAGAGCTGAGAAATTATTGATGGAATGGACACCAATCAACAAGAGAATGATAAAAGCAAGATTCTATTCAAAGTATAAGAAGCTGACAGTTATACAAGCATATGCTCCAACAAATGATGCAAAAGAGGAAGAGAAAGAAGAATTTTACCAACAACTACAAGACAATGGTTTATCCTGCAATAAGAATGATATGCTTATAGTTATGGGTGACCTGAACTTAAAAGTAGGCAAAGACAATAGCCATATGCAAGAAGTGCTAGGAAAACATGGATATGGGACAATTAATGAAAATGGTGAATTATTATGCAATTTCTGCCAAATCAACGGCCTCATCATAACAGGCTCCATTTTCCCACATAAGGAAATACATAAAGTGACATGGAAATCCCCTGATGGAAAAACAACAAACCAGATAGATCAAATAATGATACGAGGGGACATGAGGACATCAATATTAGATACAAGAGTAATGAGAGGAGCAGATGTGTATACTGACCACTACTTAGTAAGGTCAAATATCAGACTCAAACTGGCAAGAAATAAAGGTGACAAGAACAAATGCAAAAGAGAGATATGA
- the LOC139513265 gene encoding uncharacterized protein, which produces MSSDSECSLFQCPICLEDFIQPKALPCLHTFCKSCINEYIRKSTTLTDCFVVFNCPVCRKEVKLESCPSDPAKYLQDNHMIQSMKETCLSKGKLCSIHNSKQADHVCTDHDQIVCYKCIIDSHRFCNVTEIHEAIESKRQSITQVHNQLVVRKENMDTSMHVNREEKKGILESDIKCKDGVRLYVDELKNLITKLESQILNDIEKNTTQKIQRVDKNLAETNKERTYLKTILNEFDINLLKEITDFNRLTAIDQELKTAHHRINKTCDKSSADIHLLRFQPNMDLFKVLRENDAIGKIYNTKMKVTVNSNTSKTKAVLKFTETEAKTAPVLKRPSTTEHTGSSGIEATHTRPMNKVISLKDGIQKLMSLKTDTDREECFITGITLLLDDSMIVADNGNMKIKHFSAGYKFVSQKAFSSEPWDVCRTEKDDFIVSFPSDNLIQYFTFRKGLVIPKQDKILTEGRCYGLSYHCNKIATCNRRASGVFVVVYSGLNEIIAELCISASVLSECWYLSFCSDGQHLVYTDETSNVVSCVNLRIGTEKWRTNIRSPRGIARCRTFLYVVNCKSAKVLCLSEDTGLQKREIDCSSLGGGAFSGVTVNTYQTKIFLLPTKGSDALVIE; this is translated from the coding sequence ATGTCATCAGATTCGGAGTGTTCCTTGTTTCAGTGTCCAATATGTTTAGAAGATTTCATACAACCTAAAGCGTTGCCATGTCTTCATACATTCTGTAAATCATGCATAAACGAATATATTCGCAAGTCAACAACATTAACAGACTGTTTTGTTGTATTCAATTGTCCGGTTTGTAGAAAAGAGGTAAAACTTGAATCATGTCCGTCTGATCCAGCGAAATATCTCCAGGATAATCATATGATACAAAGTATGAAGGAAACTTGCCTTTCCAAAGGAAAACTCTGTAGCATTCATAACTCCAAGCAGGCTGACCATGTATGCACAGACCATGAtcaaattgtttgttataaatgCATCATCGACAGTCATAGGTTTTGTAACGTCACAGAAATACATGAGGCTATAGAAAGCAAGAGACAAAGTATTACCCAAGTCCATAATCAACTCGTAGTACGAAAAGAAAATATGGACACTTCAATGCATGTAAATCGTGAAGAGAAAAAAGGAATATTGGAAAGTGATATAAAATGTAAAGACGGTGTTAGGTTATACGTGGATGAGTTGAAAAATCTCATCACAAAGTTAGAGAGTCAAATTTTGAACGACATAGAGAAAAATACAACACAAAAGATTCAGAGAGTTGATAAGAATCTTGCGGAAACCAATAAGGAGAGGACATATCTTAAAACGATATTAAACGAATTCGACATAAACCTCCTCAAAGAAATTACAGATTTCAATAGATTGACAGCAATAGACCAAGAATTAAAAACAGCACATCATCGAATAAACAAAACCTGTGACAAATCGTCAGCTGATATACACTTGCTTAGATTTCAGCCAAATATGGACTTGTTTAAAGTTCTTAGGGAAAACGATGCGATTGGAAAAATATATAATACGAAAATGAAAGTAACTGTTAATTCAAATACGTCTAAAACAAAAGCTGTTCTGAAATTTACAGAAACAGAGGCTAAAACGGCACCGGTCCTTAAACGGCCTTCGACAACTGAACATACTGGTTCTAGTGGGATAGAGGCAACGCACACAAGACCTATGAACAAGGTGATATCATTGAAAGACGGGATCCAAAAGCTGATGTCTTTGAAGACAGACACAGACAGGGAAGAATGCTTTATTACTGGAATTACTCTCTTGCTAGACGACAGCATGATTGTTGCTGACAACGGGAAcatgaaaattaaacattttagtGCTGGTTATAAGTTTGTTAGTCAAAAAGCATTCTCTTCTGAGCCTTGGGATGTTTGCAGAACAGAAAAAGACGACTTTATTGTTAGTTTTCCTAGCGATAATTTGATCCAGTATTTTACCTTCAGAAAAGGCCTTGTCATCCCGAAACAAGACAAGATATTAACGGAGGGCAGATGTTATGGACTTTCCTATCACTGTAACAAAATAGCAACGTGTAATAGACGAGCTTCGGGTGTTTTTGTAGTGGTATATTCGGGTCTAAATGAAATTATTGCAGAGTTATGTATATCTGCTTCAGTACTTTCCGAATGTTGGTATCTCTCGTTTTGCTCAGATGGACAACACTTAGTATACACAGATGAGACTTCAAACGTCGTGTCTTGTGTTAACTTAAGGATAGGTACAGAGAAGTGGAGAACAAATATACGGTCTCCAAGAGGCATTGCAAGATGTCGGACGTTTCTGTATGTTGTAAATTGCAAATCGGCAAAGGTGCTGTGTTTATCAGAGGACACTGGCTTACAAAAAAGAGAGATTGATTGTAGCAGTTTAGGTGGTGGAGCATTTAGTGGTGTTACTGTCAATACTTATCAGACAAAAATATTTCTATTACCGACGAAGGGATCAGATGCATTAGTGATCGAATAA